tgcctgcactatagccaacagctcactggtctactgcctgcactatagccaacagctcactggtctactgcctgcactatagccaacagctcactggtctactgcctgcactatagccaacagctcactggtctactgcctgcactatagccaacagctcactggtctactgcctgcactatagccaacagctcactggtctactgcctgcactatagccaacagctcactggtctactgcctgcactatagccaacagctcactggtctactgcctgcactatagccaacagctcactggtctactgcctgcactatagccaacagctcactggtctactgcctgcactatagccaacagctcactggtctactgcctgcactatagccaacagctcactggtctactgcctgcactatagccaacagctcactggtctactgcctgcactatagccaacagctcactggtctactgcctgcactatagccaacagctcactggtctactgcctgcactatagccaacagctcactggtctactgcctgcactctagccaacagctcactggtctactgcctgcactatagccaacagctcactggtctactgcctgcactatagccaacagctcactggtctactgcctgcactatagccaacagctcactggtctactgcctgcactatagccaacagctcactggtctactgcctgcactctagccaacagctcactggtctactgcctgcactctagccaacagctcactggtctactgcctgcactctagccaacagctcactggtctactgcctgcactctagccaacagctcactggtctactgcctgcactctagccaacagctcactggtctactgcctgcactctagccaacagctcactggtctactgcctgcactatagccaacagctcactggtctactgcctgcactatagccaacagctcactggtctactgcctgcactatagccaacagctcactggtctactgcctgcactatagccaacagctcactggtctactgcctgcactatagccaacagctcactgggtagccaacagctcactgcctgcactatagccaacagctcactggtctactgcctgcactctagccaacagctcactggtctgcctgcctgcactgcactagccaacagctcactggtctactgcctgcctAGCCAACAGcactgcactatagccaacagctcactggtctactgcctgcactatagccaacagctcactggtctactgcctgcactatagccaacagctcactggtctactgcctgcactatagccaacagctcactggtctactgcctgcactatagccaacagctcactggtctactgcctgcactatagccaacagctcactggtctactgcctgcactatagccaacagctcactggtctactgcctgcactctagccaacagctcactggtctactgcctgcactatagccaacagctcactggtctactgcctgcactatagccaacagctcactggtctactgcctgcactctagccaacagctcactggtctactgcctgcactatagccaacagctcactggtctacggcctgcactatagccaacagctcactggtctactgcctgcactctagccaacagctcactggtctactgcctgcactctagccaacagcccACTGGTCcactgcctgcactatagccaacagcccACTGGTCCGCtgcctgcactctagccaacagctcactggtctactgcctgcactatagccaacaggtcactggtctactgcctgcactatagccaacagctcactggtctactgcctgcactatagccaacagctcactggtctctgcactatagccaacagctcactggtctgcctgcactatagccaacagctcactggtctactgcctgcactatagccaacagctcactggtctactgcctgcactatagccaacagctcactggtctactgcctgcactatagccaacagttCACTGGTccgcctgcactatagccaacagctcactggtctactgcctgcactatagccaacagttCACTGGTCCGCtgcctgcactctagccaacagctcactggtctgctgcctgcactatagccaacagctcacacaTACAGTGCAGATAGGCAACCTACgttgagattattatggatattatttgtatttgtcaaactgcagccaagcatcgatcatcatgtcaccagactAAGACCCTGAATATTTATTGGAAatgagcatcaagctcatcaccgtgcactttcacctcCCTGTGAAGTACATCATCATCTATTTCATCTAATAATCTAATCTCATCAACTCCACATTGACTTCTGTATTATGGTTATTATGTCAATATTTGCTCATAAATACATTTCCATCCCAATTTCTCACGTAATTAATGTTACAGACACAAAAAGTTGTTGAACAAACAAATTGTCTGTCGGCAATTATAACATTGTACCTTTTTCATGTTCCATCAGCCCAGATGTGACTTTTTCCACGAGTTATGTAATTCATCTGAATGAAATAGGTTGACTGAAACAAAGGTTTGTGTCACGTTTCTTTTGTCTTAGTAGCCTCTATATGTCCTGCAGTTCCTACCTTCACCGGTCATATTCTGGGGGTCTGTACTCCCGACTTCACCGGTCATATTCTGGGGGTCTGTACTCCCGACTTCACCGGTCATATTCTGGGGGTCTGTACTCCCGACTTCACCGGTCATATTCTGGGGGTCTGTACTCCCGACTTCACCGGTCATATTCTGGGGGTCTGTACTCCCGACTTCACCGGTCATATTCTGGGGGTCTGTACTCCCGACTTCACCGGTCATATTCTGGGGGTCTGTACTCCCGACTTCACCGGTCATATTCTGGGGGTCTGTACTCCCGACTTCACCGGTCATATTCTGGGGGTCTGTACTCCCGACTTCACGGTCATATTCTGGGGGTCTGTACTCCCGACTTCACCGGTCATATTCTGGGGGTCTGTACTCCCGACTTCACCGGTCATATTCTGGGGGTCTGTACTCCCGACTTCACCGGTCATATTCTGGGGGTCTGTACTCCCGACTTCACCGGTCATATTCTGGGGGTCTGTACTCCCGACTTCACCGGTCATATTCTGGGGGTCTGTACTCCCGGTCATATTCTGGGGGTCTGTACTCCCGACTTCACCGGTCATATTCTGGGGTCTGTACACCCGACTTCACTGGTCATATTCAGGGGGTCTGTACTCCCGACTTCACCGGTCATATTCAGGGGTCTGTACTCCGGACTTCACCGGTCATATTCAGGGGGTCTGTACTCCCGACTTCACCGGTCATATTCTGGGGGTCTGTACTCCCGACTTCACCGGTCATATTCTGGGGGTCTGTACTCCCGACTTCACCGGTCATATTCTGGGGGTCTGTACTCCTGACTTCACCGGTCATATTCTGGGGGTCTGTACTCCCGACTTCACCGGTCATATTCTGGGGGTCTGTACTCCCGACTTCACCGGTCATATTCTGGGCGTCTGTACTCCCGAAGTTGTTGACTGTTTTTGTACTTGCCAGTTAGgtagcagttctcagctgttagcagccaatgacTAGCGGTTTCGCTGTGACGATAAAAACGTATGACAACCATATTTATTCAGATTCATTACCAaatgtaacaaatcaaacattaaacCTCATAACTAATTCATGGGAATTCATGGTAGCTCCCGTAAACTATTTTTTTTAGATCAGGCATTTATTTGAAACAGGCGTTAATTTGCTGAAATGTGTCCTGTTGACCAGCTATTAAAAGGGCCAGGCGGCTATTTGAGACTCTTCGTTCAAAGTTTTACGGGAAACATCATTTTAATAAGAGTTTGATTCCCACTTGACAAGTGACTGTGTGAATTTCTATTCATCAAGGATTTGGTGATGGATAGGTTTGATTGGTTAACACTGTTGAGCAGATCTCATTGTCTCTCACTTTTTCTGAGTGCATACAGCAGAAACTCTTGTTGTGAAATATGCATTTTTCCGATTTTCTCCATGAACTGGTTTCAGGCAGGATAAACACATGTCCTGTTTAGAGATGGTGGGACAGGGAGTACAATGTATTAAGTTATCGTCATTTTGCAAccctagatacagttgaagtcggaagtttacatacacttgggttggagtcattaaaactccctTTTCAACCACTAcgcaaatatcttgttaacaaactatagttttggcaaatcagttaggacatctactttgtgcatgacacaagtaatttttacgaaaattgtttacagacagattatttcacttataattcaatgtatcacaattccagtgggtcagaagtttacatacactaaattgactgtgcctttaaaaagcttggaaaactccagaaaattatttcatggctttagaagcttctgataggctaattgacatcatttgagtcaattggaggtgtacctgtggatgtacttcaCAGCCTACTTTcaaaatccagcccagtcacggaccaggatgtcttgctcccaggcagactaaataactttttgcccgctttgaggacaatacagtgccactgacacggcctgcaacggaaacatgcggtctctccttcactgcagccgaggtgagtaagacatttaaacgtgttaaccctcgcaaggctgcaggcccagacggcatccccagccgcgccctcagagcatgcgcagaccagctggccgggtgtgtttacggacatattcaatcaatccctataccagtctgctgttcccacatgcttcaagagggccaccattgttcctgttcccaagaaagctaaggtaactgagctaaacgactaccgcccgtagcactcacttccgtcatcatgaagtgctttgagagactagtcaaggaccatatcacctccaccctacctgacaccctagacccactccaatttgcttaccgcccaaataggtccacagacgatgcaatctcaaccacactgcacactgccctaacccacctggacaagaggaatacctatgtgagaatgctgttcatcgactacagctcggcattcaacaccatagtaccctccaagctcgtcatcaagctcgagaccctgggtctcggccccgcccctgtgcaactgggtactggacttcctgacgggccgccccaggtggtgagggtaggcaacaacatctcctccccgctgatcctcaacacggggccccacaagggtgcgttctgagccctctcctgtactccctgttcacccacgactgcgtggccacgcacgcctccaactcaatcatcaagtttgcggacgacacaacagtggtaggcttgattaccaacaacgacgagacggcctacagggaggaggtgagggccctcggagtgtggtgtcaggaaaataacctcacactcaacgtcaacaaaactaaggagatgattgtggacttcaggaaacagcagagggaacaccccctatccacatcgatggaacagtagtggagagggtagctagttttaagttcctcggcatacacatcacagacaaactgaattggtccactcacactgacaggcgtcgtgaagaagcgcagcagcgcctattcaacctcaggaggctgaagaaattcggcttgtcaccaaaagcactcacaaacttctacagatgcacaatcgagagcatcctggcgggctgtatcaccgcctggtacggcaactgctccgccctcaaccgtaaggctctccagagggtagtgaggactgcacaacgcatcaccgggggcaaactacctgccctccaggacacctacaccacccgttgttacaggaaggccataaagatcatcaaggacatcaaccacccgaaccactgcctgttcaccccgctatcatccagaaggcgaggtcagtacaggtgcatcaaagctgggaccgagagactgaaaaacagcttctatctcaaggccatcagactgttaaacagccaccactaacagtgagtggctgctgccaacacactgtcattgacactgacccaactccagccattttaataatgggaattgatgggaattatgtaaatatatcactagccactttaaacaatgctaccttatataatgttacttaccctacattattcatctcatatgcatatgtatatactgtactctacatcatcgactgcatccttatgtaacacatgtatcactagccactttaactatgccactttgtttactttgtctacacactcatctcatatgtatatactgtactcgataccatctactgtatgctgctctgtaccatcactcattcatatatccttatgtacatattccttatccccttacactgtgtataagacagtagttttggaattgttagttagattacttgttggttatcactgcattgtcggaactagaagcacaagcatttcgctacactcgcatttaacatctgctaaccatgtgtatgtgacaaataaaatttgatttgattttgatttgatttgaactcagTGCTTATTTGCTTGACATGATGGGAAAATCAAGAGAAATCAGCCACAAgtatacctccacaagtctggttaatccttgggagcaatttccaaacgcctgaacgccatgttcatctgtacaaacaacagtacgcaatgttcatctgtacaaacaacagtacgcaagtataaacaccatgggaccacgcagccgtcataccgctcaggaaggagacacattctgtgtcctagaaatgaatgtactttggtgcgaaaaggtcaaattaatcccagaacaacagcaaaggaccctgtgaagatggaggaaacaaatgcaaaagtatctatatccaaaacaggttctatatcgacataacctgaaaggccgctcagcaaggaagaagccactgctccgaaaccaccataaaaaaaaaaaaacagactacggtttgtaaccgGGGACAAAGATCAGactctttggagaaatgtcctctggtctgatgaaacaaaaatagaactgtttggccataatgaccatcgttatgtttggaggaaaaagggggaggcttgcaagccgaagaacaccatcccaaccatgaagcacggggatggcagcatcatgttgtggggagctttgctgcaggagggactggtgcacttcacaaaatagatggcatcatgaggagagacaattaggtggatatattgaagcaacatctcaagacatcagtcaggaagttaaagcttggtcgcaaatgggtcttccaaatggacaatgaccccaagcaaacttccaaagttgtggcaaaatggtttaaggacaacaaagtcaaggtattgacttggccatcacaaagccctgacctcaatcctatagaaaatgtgtgggcagaactaaaaaagtgtgtgagagcaaggaggcctacaaacctgactcagttacatcagctctgtcaggaggcctacaaacctgactcagttacatcagctctgtcaggaggcctacaaacctgactcagttacatcagctctgtcaggaggcctacaaacctgactcagttacaccagctctgtcaggaggcctacaaacctgactcagttacatcagctctgtcaggaggcctacaaacctgactcagttacaccagctctgtcaggaggcctacaaacctgactcagttacatcagctctgtcaggaggcctacaaacctgactcagttacatcagctctgtcaggaggcctacaaacctgactcagttacatcagctctgtcaggaggcctacaaacctgactcagttacaccagctctgtcaggaggcttataaacctgactcagttacatcagctctgtcaggaggcctacaaacctgactcagttacaccagctctgtcaggaggcctacaaacctgactcagttacaccagctctgtcaggaggcctacaaacctgactcagttacatcagctctgtcaggaggcttacaaacctgactcagttacatcagctctgtcaggaggcttacaaacctgactcagttacaccagctctgtcaggaggcctacaaacctgactcagttacaccagctctgtcagttgGAATGGGACAAAATGTTAAATGACTGAAAACAATGAATGTCCTCTTTGAATTTCATCTCATGTTTAATGACTGAAAACAATGTATGACCTCTATGAATTTCATCTCATGTTTAATGACTGAAAACAATGAATGGCCTCTGAATTtcatcttgtgtttttgttatgtttGGAAAGAGGAAAGAAAGAGTTCTGACTCTTATTGCAGTTGTAGCTTTGGCAAGAACAACTCCTCAGGGAGAggggcgaggtgtgtgtgtgtgggcggggggggggggagatCCAGTTTGTTGTTGATAAGCAGGACAGATAACAGGCAGCTGAACAAGAGAATATACAAACAACATTTTATTACAATTCTatccaaacaaacacacactttaAAAAATCTTGTCTTCCTGActgtcattttttatttttttattttttaacctgAAGTGTCCTTTctcattcattcaaacagtttaTAAGATATGCCATTTTAGCCAAAGCGACTTGAGTAGATACATTTTTGTATGGGTGGCCCcagcgggaatcgaacccactgccCTTGCTGTTGCAAGCACCATTTTTAAAAAGGCGGTGACGGTTTGTTGATAGGCAAGATGACCTTGACCTACCCAATACCTGGTTGGACTGGTGGTCACTACCTAACCCCTGGGAGAGGTGCTGGTGTCTGCTGAATCACCACAGTGAATGTCTTGGTGGAGTAGACCTTTTTGCCAAACGGATCtgtcttctcctagttctccctaACTGTCTTAGTGTCGACGACCTCACTCCACTCTGGGGCTATCTTCACTTCGAGTACACTGACCTGatgtttctgattgagagggcTTCTGCTACAAGGGCTACCAGAAGGGCGACACTTCAGGCTGAGCTGACAGGCTGAGCACAGTGGAGGCTGCAGGGAGGACTTTTGTCTGGCTGCAGACTCCTGTTGTCTGTCTGCAGACTCCTGTATTCTGTCTTCTGACTCCTGTATTCTGTCTTCTGACTCCTGCTTGGTTGCAGACTGGATGGAGATTAAGGAGGATGGAGGACTGCTCTGGGACTTAATGACAGGTCTCTCATCAGCTGGCAGACCTGGGTCTCTTTGTGTCTTAGTGGTAGGGCTGTCCTTTCCCTGGGCTGTCTTAGCTCTGCTGCTGGAGCCGGTACTGATAGTGCTGATGTTGCTAGTGGAGCCTTGGGTCTGGGCTGCTGTCCCCTTTAGAGATTCCTGGGCTGCTGTCCCCTTTAGGGACTCCTTAAACAGGCCAGACAGAACAGCGATATCAGAGTCTGACTTAAGAGTGGACACAGAGTACAAAGCCTTCTTAATGGCCACTTCTATGTCCATCAGTCTGGCTAAAGTCTGCTCCTTCAGGTTCATGATCTCCTCACTTGCTCTCTCCAGATTTCCGAACACAAGAGCCATGGAGGACATTGAGGTCTCAGTATCATCTTTCAGCGTCTCTGATCTCTTCGCTTCTGAGATCTTCTGTTCCACCTtggtctgttgttgttgtttacgtTGCCTCTTGTCTCTTGGGGCAACGACCCAGTCAGGTATATTCTCAAAGATGTTCCTGAGGGCCCTGACGTCCACCTGGCTGgtgtcttcctccacctcctccacccagGTCAAGATCTCTTTCAGCTCCTCCTGCTTCCTCAGGTTGTCAAAGATCTCCGTGGCCATGGTCACGTTACCCCTCATGATCTTATCCATGTGGACCGACAGCCTCTGGCCACgctcatcctctgtctctgcttccatCTCCGCTTTCTTCTCCCTCATCACCACTGTgttttccttctcttctttctggATGTTGTTCTCTGGTTTACTGCATGGTTGAGGCTGAGAAGGGTCACTGGCTTGCTGTCCCACAGCAGTGTGTGTAACtgtgagagaggtgtgtttcTGGTTCTCTTCACTCTGGGTCATCTTCACTTGTTTAGGTTTCACAGGGGCTTTACTCTTCCCTCCAAAGTTCTGAAGTGCTGCTTGAAACCCTATGAAGTCCTCATTGACCTTCTCTTTGTCCTTTAGGGCCCCCTGGGGTCCCTGTCTCTGCTCTGTAGGAGTCCTTTCCTGTGGTGACTTAGTGTTGCTCTCCTCCACTGGAACCGAGTTAAAACTAGTCTGTCTCTGAGGGATGAGCTCAGACCCTTGACCTTCCTGGTTTAATGTAATTTCCTCATTGAGTTGGGTTGCATCACCAGTGTGTTGGGTGGCCTCGTCAGCCCCAGTATCAGCTGTTCCTACTGAGCTCCCAGCTGGCCTCTCAGATACGTACCTACTCTGTTGTGCCTCTGGAACACTATCTGTCTGTTGTAAGCCTCTGCAAAGGGCATCTGCGTAGGACTTCGGTTTGATAGTGAATGTTTGGGGCGTTTGCTCTTCTTTTGATTGACTTTTAGTTGATTTCTTTGATTCCTTTGATTTGTTTGATTCTTTCTGTTGACATTTAGTTGATTCTTTTGTTTGACTTTTGGTTGACTCTTTCGGTTGAGTACTGTTAGTACTAGCAATACTAGAAATACTACTAGTAGTTCTTATAGAAATGGTGTGGCTGTCACTGATATGTACCTCTGTCTCTGTTGACTGACTAGCTGTGCTTCCTGTCATCTGACCTGGTTTAAGAGGAACTGCTGGTTTCGGCAGAAGACCTGGTTTAGGAGGAACTGCTGGTTTCGGAAGAAGACCAGGTTTTGGGCCAACAGGTCTTTTCTTTTTCTTTGAGGGAGCTAGAGATTGAGAGCCAGTCTGAGATTCATGTTTCAAAGTGGAGGCTGTAGCTAGTTTATTTGTGGTTTGGTCTGGGCTGGGGGGTTTTGCAGTTGCTACTCTCAGCTCCTTGGTGGCCACCTGTTCTCCTTCACTCATCGCTACTGAAGAGAATGGTTGAGCTTCAGTCAAAAATCCAGTCTTTAATTCACTGTGTTTTGGAACATTCCTCATATCAGGTTTCTTCTTTTGGCTTTGAAATGTAGATTTCCCAGAGTTCCTGTATATCATGGCAGCCTTGAAGTCTCCTTGGCTGACGTTAACACCGCTAGTCTTCTCTAAAGAATGCAGCGCTGCCTGTAGATTACCTCTCAgtacctcctccttctcctcttcctcctcctcctcctcttcctccctcctcctcttcactctgTAAAGACTTCATGGCAGCTTTTAAGTGTCCTCTCTGGACCACCTCAGTGCCCTCTTGGACCTCCATACTCAAGGCTTCTGCATTTTGTCGTTCTTCAGAAGACGTAGCAGCACAGCTAGCCTCTTCGGTCTTGAGGCGGCAGGGTGTAGGTTCATGTTCTGAGGTGATAGAGGAGTGGGATGTGGAGATCTTTATAACAGAATTACAGCTTGTCTCTTCCGTCTGCACAGAGGTCTGCTGGACATCTACTACAATGTCACTGCTCTTCACAGAGATGGCTTGTCCTTCACTCATCACTACTGAAGGGGCTGGTTGAGGTTCAGTCAGAGTCCCAGTCTTTACTTTATTGTGTTGGGAGCATACCTCACATTAGTCTTCTTCTTATGGCTTCCTTTCTGAGATTTTGAGATTTCATGCAGATCATGGATCCTTGGCTGACATTAATGCCACTAGTCTTCTCCAGAGATTGGAGCGCTGCCTGTACATTACCTctcactacctcctcctcctcctcctggtgcTGCTCTGTGGATGTCTGGGATGTGGAGGTCTTTATAACAGAATCAGAGCACGTCTCTATCTTCTCCACAGAGGTGTGCTGGTCCTGTACTATTGCTTTAGAGGTCTTCTCTGCCTTAGTCTCGTTCTGTTGGGCACAGCTCTGGTTGGCTAAGAAGATGTTCTTAAGGACTATATCCGGATCATTCTGCTCCACCTGATCctctggttgttgttgttgattatgTATATTTGGCTCCGTGGAGACACCTGTTACAACATCAGTCTGAAGTGGGAGTTCCTTCTCCTCTGGCTGGACCTGCAAGGTTTTCAGATACTCCAGATCTCCCTTTTCAATGCAGCTCCTGAATAACTTGACATTCCCCATGACATTGACCTCAGGTTTGTAAGTGGTTGGGGCTGAGTGGTCCTGACTGGTGGCCAAGAGACAGCTGATGGTTGACTTCACATCGCCTCTCCTTACTTCACCAATCTCAGTTTTAATCTCATCGCCTGCAGCAATGTCTAGGACGTTGGTCTCCGTCCTCTGTTCCTGTGGGGGGTagtacctctccacctctccttcagaATCGTTGTACAGGGAGTAAACGGTGACCTCAGTCTGTCCCTGACCGTCCTCCTGTATAACTACTCCTTTCCTCAGAGAGctgtcctgactgaggatgtccTCAATGAGCTGGACAACGTTAGCTGTTCTGAACTCTTTATCTTGGTTTGAAGCCAGACGTACCTGATGGAACGGTACCATCACCATGGTAACCTCCACGTTCCTCTTCGCGTCCTCCTTCAGGTAAACCACCTGAGGCTTAAGGGTCGTCCGGGTTAACAGCTGGAGTATAAAATTCTTAACCCTGCCCTC
The sequence above is drawn from the Oncorhynchus keta strain PuntledgeMale-10-30-2019 unplaced genomic scaffold, Oket_V2 Un_contig_27864_pilon_pilon, whole genome shotgun sequence genome and encodes:
- the LOC118378096 gene encoding xin actin-binding repeat-containing protein 1-like gives rise to the protein MIYRNSGKSTFQSQKKKPDMRNVPKHSELKTGFLTEAQPFSSVAMSEGEQVATKELRVATAKPPSPDQTTNKLATASTLKHESQTGSQSLAPSKKKKRPVGPKPGLLPKPAVPPKPGLLPKPAVPLKPGQMTGSTASQSTETEVHISDSHTISIRTTSSISSIASTNSTQPKESTKSQTKESTKCQQKESNKSKESKKSTKSQSKEEQTPQTFTIKPKSYADALCRGLQQTDSVPEAQQSRYVSERPAGSSVGTADTGADEATQHTGDATQLNEEITLNQEGQGSELIPQRQTSFNSVPVEESNTKSPQERTPTEQRQGPQGALKDKEKVNEDFIGFQAALQNFGGKSKAPVKPKQVKMTQSEENQKHTSLTVTHTAVGQQASDPSQPQPCSKPENNIQKEEKENTVVMREKKAEMEAETEDERGQRLSVHMDKIMRGNVTMATEIFDNLRKQEELKEILTWVEEVEEDTSQVDVRALRNIFENIPDWVVAPRDKRQRKQQQQTKVEQKISEAKRSETLKDDTETSMSSMALVFGNLERASEEIMNLKEQTLARLMDIEVAIKKALYSVSTLKSDSDIAVLSGLFKESLKGTAAQESLKGTAAQTQGSTSNISTISTGSSSRAKTAQGKDSPTTKTQRDPGLPADERPVIKSQSSPPSSLISIQSATKQESEDRIQESEDRIQESADRQQESAARQKSSLQPPLCSACQLSLKCRPSGSPCSRSPLNQKHQVSVLEVKIAPEWSEVVDTKTVREN